Proteins from one Scyliorhinus canicula chromosome 6, sScyCan1.1, whole genome shotgun sequence genomic window:
- the LOC119967070 gene encoding bcl-2-like protein 11 isoform X5 gives MSIVAGEKCNDFVFHRSEGGSDGTKQHPYSRLNITHMSRGELSDQGDSPTSTRCESIQVSPSFVTTCPLFNINFLRGLHSSVAPSSRSSRLSSGCYSLDTDGGQMTKPTSCDKATQTPSPTCQAIYHAQNALAQAQHLQIRERIQPSIGIQESSPSVPMDVRPEIWIGQELRRIGDDFNSHFQTGRLPQIRSQNAHNHPGQSSPLD, from the exons ATGTCCATTGTAGCAG GGGAAAAATGCAACGACTTTGTGTTCCATAGGAGTGAAGGTGGATCCGACGGAACCAAACAGCATCCATATTCCAGACTTAACATCACACACATGTCAAGAGGTGAGCTTTCTGATCAAGGGGATTCCCCTACTAGCACAAGGTGCGAAAGTATCCAAGTGTCTCCAAGCTTCGTTACGACATGTCCACTCTTTAATATTAATTTCTTGCGTGGACTGCATTCCTCTGTTGCCCCGTCTTCGCGATCCAGCAGGTTATCCAGTGGATGCTATTCTCTTGACACAGACGGTGGACAGATGACTAAACCCACAAGCTGCGACAAGGCTACACAGACTCCAAGCCCAACCTGCCAAGCCATCTACCATGCGCAGAACGCCTTGGCACAAGCCCAACATTTACAGATTCGTG aAAGGATCCAACCAAGCATTGGAATCCAAGAAAGCTCCCCGTCAGTGCCCATGGACGTGCGACCCGAGATATGGATTGGCCAAGAGCTGCGGAGAATTGGTGATGATTTCAATTCTCATTTCCAAACAGGAAGG